In Plasmodium brasilianum strain Bolivian I chromosome 12, whole genome shotgun sequence, the genomic window AGGAAATAAcgtaaattatgtaaatgatgtaaataatggatataataaaattactaaattaaataataatttaaaaaaatgcaaaaaaaaatactgcCAGATATTTATGGCATTAAATATATCGTGAAGGGTAAATGCTTCGCAAACACTCGGGAACACAGGTATAATtgtgcatataaaaaaataataataataaatatacaaacaaacatataaataaacatacatatatataaacgtacatatatataaacatacatatatataaatacatatatacatatatgtaacacccacgtaattttatttgcgcatgcaaaataaaagcggttacattcatacatatatatgcatctCTTAACATAAAAAACAGCTGAAAAAAGGGTTACAAGTCCTCTAGTTTAAACATGCTCCAATCCGAGTTATGGCATTTGCTCCTCCTCACTTGATATCGAAAAGACTTCTAATTTGTCTGCTTCGGGTACGGCTGTAGAACTAGTTGCTGTTgctgtttttgtttttttgggAAAAGAATTGTCTACACAATTtaaatcttcttttttcctttttatgtcttttttttttcttttcttttctttttccatttctatTCCCCTTTCTTCGGCCCTTTTTTCCCTCCTATGTGCTGCCTTTTCTTCTTccccttcttttttattttccctttttatatattttttttttttctctttgtCGTATTGCTCATTTTGGTTATTTCCTGcactgttcatatttttaatgttttgcAGTCCACTTAATTTacctttaatttttgttaaatagCAATCTtcgtaattttttaaaatgattaaTCTCTGGTTTGATAAAggaaatttttcattttcaaaatgatttattttatcatgtactgtatatatatcaatattttttcttttatttagtaTAATATCAATTGAGCTTTTTGCATGTACAAGTAAGTTTTTTATCTTCACTTTGAATAAATGTATTTCACATTCAGcgtaatacttttttaaataggaTTCAATAGCAAAGAAAAATTCCGGAAAAGAAATATGATGTACCATAAGACCAATATAATCAAATAatagaacatatattttatcataaattTGATGTGCTATTGAAAAGTCAgcaattaatttttcatctATTTGAAGACTTGAATTAATATCGAAATTTTCAATAGTCAATCTTACCGTTTGATTTTTTGAAATTGAtcttatatgtttatatgatTTTAGCCCATTTAGAATACaagtaaaataagaaaataatggaatatacttttttttatcttctaTTATGCgaatcaaaaaattaattaattgtaAATTGAACGGTATAAATTTCATatgattaatttttgttttcaaaatagcaataattaatatagttAAACCGTATGTCAAATTGTCCAAGTTATCACacacttttataatttttattaaaaatctGATAAGCAGTATCATGTAACTACTGTGCAAATGGAATTCCTCTAAATGTATTAAGTCTTTTTTATTACCCCTCGTTCTCGCTTTTGCATTCGATTTGCCTTTTACTTTACCCATTTCCACTTCTATATccatttcattttctttttttttttttcttttttttccaccCCCTTCTTGTGTACTCTTCCCTTTTGTGCTTTTTCTCTCCTCATGGAGAACCTTAAACTGCTctctaattttttgaataattatttgtatatacctAAATGCAATTGTAAATGCAACATCATGTGATagataagaaaataattcaattaggcaattttctttaaaattcataaaattccaatatataatattgtaataGTTATGACCATAATGTAATAAGTATGtctgtaaaaaattttgataaattgcgtatattaatttttccacATCAAATGCTTTTTTAATCTCCTTCTCTTCGTCATATTCACATTTTGATAAACtattaagtataattttttttttttcattatataattcaaacatattttgaattaatatatataaaaaaaaatagatatcattttttttggtaataataaaaaatttacaaattttttttaaaaaaatttttccataactaaatataataatccatcttaaaatttcttttctttttattatttttattattcctgAACATACATCATCGTTGTTtagcttttttattttttgtaatagagtgttaaaaaagtatacaaTGAAAGGCCTATATTTTTGGATGTGTTTATAACTGTACATAT contains:
- a CDS encoding nucleolar complex protein 2; its protein translation is MDLVTSYGQSEKLEHKIFRKGKKKKKKKKKSNHLNGLQKKERKKQVQIEYKGVEAYTEEYTEDDEIISLENFCKENEINDASSGEDNLTNLGEPILSNKRDNENENEEGNEEGNEEGKVIDMIYVSGHLNSINKNISLKKVVKLLTIFKDALNLFIVDEVQDELPKIADKKEAEKEKKKKKKKNLKNGKSCRNGRNDKIKYAMNVDTSLFVIFNVVYNINEFFYNMANEADMGIKIWNIESIKNNELFEVEKNTVRSSSACRDINKKIDGNGSKGNSKSNNKSYSSNSSNSELGNMYSYKHIQKYRPFIVYFFNTLLQKIKKLNNDDVCSGIIKIIKRKEILRWIIIFSYGKIFLKKICKFFIITKKNDIYFFLYILIQNMFELYNEKKKIILNSLSKCEYDEEKEIKKAFDVEKLIYAIYQNFLQTYLLHYGHNYYNIIYWNFMNFKENCLIELFSYLSHDVAFTIAFRYIQIIIQKIREQFKVLHEERKSTKGKSTQEGGGKKRKKKKENEMDIEVEMGKVKGKSNAKARTRGNKKDLIHLEEFHLHSSYMILLIRFLIKIIKVCDNLDNLTYGLTILIIAILKTKINHMKFIPFNLQLINFLIRIIEDKKKYIPLFSYFTCILNGLKSYKHIRSISKNQTVRLTIENFDINSSLQIDEKLIADFSIAHQIYDKIYVLLFDYIGLMVHHISFPEFFFAIESYLKKYYAECEIHLFKVKIKNLLVHAKSSIDIILNKRKNIDIYTVHDKINHFENEKFPLSNQRLIILKNYEDCYLTKIKGKLSGLQNIKNMNSAGNNQNEQYDKEKKKKYIKRENKKEGEEEKAAHRREKRAEERGIEMEKEKKRKKKDIKRKKEDLNCVDNSFPKKTKTATATSSTAVPEADKLEVFSISSEEEQMP